In Brassica rapa cultivar Chiifu-401-42 chromosome A06, CAAS_Brap_v3.01, whole genome shotgun sequence, a single window of DNA contains:
- the LOC117126169 gene encoding DUF724 domain-containing protein 6-like: MPPITQQTEHLQTSAIDFSETNEVEVSRRIAHFQIGAEVEILSTDDEIWYPGKVVDLKLCEGLEELTVEYTTLFTYQYNRLQKLQDTITADKIRPATPTSDQKSFEMMDKVEAFYNNGWSSGQISMVLGDNTYSVCLYTSMETILFKHSDLRIHREWKDGVWKMADKVKPDKKRKAAASSQNTGMDNVFLRRSERVTKRSRDTKTPFKSDRNPALTVIPEIIPAVDPFSTPAEHKLSRLQNWMTLKPGMHETSLSINDNKIRKSFFQSMENAKKDLKKEHIDGAFAMLNCRRNENAAWFHNYKIPKACFLPMEFLHCLLSDDLAYKKEKVKGKKIFNDLFKDTVRGKVYPEKTWGEDVDVVYGITLGKKSNVWIGMEIHLKKKRITVYDCFQKESNSIDIPQVKKLAVLISNLLVESSGDEVDKVKMIPFEIEQAQGLPKTKHPFNCGIFLVKILECQSLKIGDMTKINDDNALELRRTLSCEIFNQFVDESFGK; the protein is encoded by the exons ATGCCGCCTATTACTCAGCAAACAGAGCATCTTCAGACAAGTGCTATAGATTTTTCAGAAACAAACGAG gTTGAAGTAAGCAGGCGTATAGCTCACTTTCAAATAGGCGCAGAGGTTGAGATTTTGTCTACTGATGACGAAATATGGTATCCAGGAAAGGTTGTTGATCTTAAACTGTGTGAAGGACTAGAGGAGCTGACAGTTGAGTACACGACACTCTTCACATACCAATATAATAGACTTCAGAAACTTCAGGATACTATCACGGCTGACAAAATACGTCCTGCAACACCAACTAGTGACCAAAAATCCTTTGAGATGATGGATAAGGTAGAAGCCTTTTACAACAATGGCTGGAGCAGCGGACAAATTAGCATGGTACTTGGTGATAACACATACTCGGTGTGTCTCTATActtctatggaaactattctatTCAAACATTCAGATTTGCGAATTCATAGAGAATGGAAAGATGGAGTCTGGAAGATGGCAGATAAG GTGAAGCCtgataagaaaaggaaagctgCTGCCTCATCACAAAATACAGGAATGgataatgttttcctaagaaggAGCGAGAGAGTGACTAAACGATCTAGAGACACAAAAACTCCATTCAAGTCTGACAGAAATCCGGCTTTAACTGTAATACCTGAGATTATACCTGCAGTTGATCCGTTTTCAACTCCTGCGGAACATAAGCTTTCAAGGCTTCAAAATTGGATGACATTAAAGCCCGGCATGCATGAAAC GTCCCTATCAATCAATGATAATAAGATaaggaaatctttctttcaaagcatggaaaatgcaaaaaaggaccttaagaaagag cacaTTGATGGAGCCTTTGCAATGCTAAATTGCAGAAGAAATGAGAATGCTGCTTGGTTCCACAACTACAAGATTCCAAAGGCGTGCTTCCTACCTATGGAGTTCTTGCATTGCTTGCTCTCTGATGATTTGGcttacaagaaagaaaaggtCAAAGGTAAAAAGATTTTCAACGATTTATTTAAAGATACTGTGAGAGGGAAGGTATATCCAGAGAAGACATGGggagaagatgttgatgttgtGTATGGGATTACTCTTGGAAAAAAAAGCAATGTCTGGATTGGGATGGAAattcatttgaagaagaaaagaatcacagtatatgattgttttcaaaaggaaagcaaCAGCATTGATATTCCTCAAGTGAAAAAGTTGGCAG TGTTGATTTCTAATCTGCTGGTGGAATCTTCTGGTGATGAGGTAGATAAAGTGAAGATGATTCCATTTGAGATTGAGCAGGCACAAGGTTTACCCAAGACAAAACATCCTTTCAACTGTGGGATATTTCTTGTCAAGATTCTGGAGTGCCAGTCATTGAAGATAGGAGACATGACAAAGATTAATGATGACAATGCATTGGAGCTAAGGAGAACCTTGTCTTGTGAGATCTTCAACCAATTTGTGGATGAGAGCTTTGGGAAATGA